Proteins encoded together in one Temnothorax longispinosus isolate EJ_2023e chromosome 5, Tlon_JGU_v1, whole genome shotgun sequence window:
- the LOC139813353 gene encoding histone H3 has protein sequence MARTKQTARKSTGGKAPRKQLATKAARKSAPATGGVKKPHRYRPGTVALREIRRYQKSTELLIRKLPFQRLVREIAQDFKTDLRFQSSAVMALQEASEAYLVGLFEDTNLCAIHAKRVTIMPKDIQLARRIRGERA, from the coding sequence ATGGCACGTACCAAGCAGACTGCTCGCAAATCGACCGGAGGAAAGGCGCCCCGGAAACAATTGGCCACTAAAGCTGCGAGGAAGAGTGCCCCGGCCACCGGTGGTGTGAAAAAACCTCACCGTTACAGGCCCGGCACCGTGGCCCTTCGTGAAATCCGTCGTTACCAGAAAAGTACGGAATTGTTGATCCGTAAATTGCCATTCCAGCGACTCGTTCGTGAGATCGCTCAGGATTTCAAGACTGACCTCCGCTTCCAAAGCTCTGCTGTGATGGCTCTCCAGGAAGCTAGCGAGGCGTACCTCGTGGGTCTTTTCGAAGACACGAACTTATGCGCTATTCACGCTAAGCGAGTCACCATCATGCCGAAAGACATCCAACTGGCACGTCGTATCCGTGGCGAGCGAGCTTAG
- the LOC139813371 gene encoding histone H2B-like — protein sequence MPPKASGKAVKKAGKAQKNISKTDKKKRKKRKESYAIYIYKVLKQVHPDTGISSKAMSIMNSFVNDVFERIAAEASRLAHYNKRSTITSREIQTAVRLLLPGELAKHAVSEGTKAVTKYTSSK from the coding sequence ATGCCACCGAAAGCCAGTGGGAAAGCGGTGAAGAAGGCGGGCAAGGCTCAGAAGAACATCAGCAAGACCGATAAGAAGAAGCGtaagaagaggaaggagagcTACGCTATCTACATCTACAAGGTGTTGAAACAAGTACACCCTGATACTGGCATTTCCAGCAAAGCCATGAGCATCATGAACAGCTTCGTCAACGATGTGTTCGAGAGAATTGCCGCCGAGGCGTCAAGATTGGCGCATTACAACAAGCGATCGACGATCACGTCTCGGGAGATACAGACCGCCGTCAGGCTTCTTTTACCCGGAGAATTGGCAAAGCACGCTGTCAGCGAGGGAACGAAAGCAGTGACCAAGTACACTAGTTCCAAGTAA
- the LOC139812826 gene encoding histone H2A yields the protein MSGRGKGGKVKGKAKSRSNRAGLQFPVGRIHRLLRKGNYAERVGAGAPVYLAAVMEYLAAEVLELAGNAARDNKKTRIIPRHLQLAIRNDEELNKLLSGVTIAQGGVLPNIQAVLLPKKTEKKA from the coding sequence ATGTCTGGACGCGGAAAGGGTGGCAAAGTCAAGGGAAAGGCGAAGTCTCGTTCCAACAGGGCGGGACTGCAGTTCCCCGTGGGCCGTATTCACAGACTGCTGAGGAAGGGAAATTACGCCGAGCGCGTTGGCGCCGGTGCACCGGTCTACTTGGCCGCGGTGATGGAATATCTCGCCGCTGAAGTATTGGAGTTGGCCGGTAACGCCGCTCGTGACAACAAGAAGACTAGGATCATTCCCCGTCATCTGCAACTCGCCATCCGCAACGACGAGGAATTGAACAAGCTGTTGTCCGGCGTGACCATTGCCCAGGGTGGCGTCCTGCCGAACATCCAGGCCGTTCTGCTGCCCAAGAAGACGGAAAAGAAAGCATAA
- the LOC139813701 gene encoding glycerate kinase → MRKRIFHKFILHSRSVTFRPNLLNISKCTINLNRGMATDTKFLSESRADLRDIFCSAVKAVSPSEIIRKRVKLRDNVLHVDDKSFPLKGDVYLVGFGKAVMGMAVELERELGDALKKGIVSVPSVSMDAIWASEDKSGFPRLHNSRIDYREGGVDNQPDGRSLDTTHDIIDLVEKLTETDTLVVLVSGGGSALLYMPRPVLDQEDKLELCRKLQNAGADITELNTVRKKLSLVKGGGLARMAYPASVVTLILSDIVGDPMDLIASGPTVYSPRSPENVVAILKKYNLYQSLEGDLKAVVTSKETFNDKPLLNPAKQFRHVTNMILGNNRTALEAASFEASRKKLTPIILRNDVTGNVQDVSSAYVHVTSLLCLVLLNELGREEFYDRVRTVPILSLSIDKVNEIFRCIENLGGIVLIGGGEPTVVVTGKGKGGRNQELALRFSLDWLAKIKSYPRLAEYDVMMLSAGTDGQDGPTDAAGAFGYPAIAPVMHDFYAKIKSMITKEDAQAERETTDRKTRTQDSCDRQTSRFIIKSNVEPKRRESSSSPKESPREDVSERIDNLILKTMEAERMLPENVLKENDTYNFYSRFKKGADLIKTGTTGTNVMDLHFIYIKKRLCKCEIDSSDKPTYEEDILDVHDLHIDALTIEKYKATCAPLKFDKDRILQISPLTTEAREEKPFLNIKIIDETFTDSCCNKKHKLD, encoded by the exons ATGCGCAAGAGAATATTCCACAAGTTCATTTTGCACAG TCGTTCGGTCACATTTCGTCCTAACCTCTTGAACATTTCCAAGTgtacgataaatttaaatcgcgGTATGGCAACGGACACGAAATTTCTGTCGGAGTCGAGGGCCGATTTGCGGGATATCTTTTGTTCCGCCGTGAAAGCGGTGTCGCCGAGCGAGATCATAAGGAAGAGGGTGAAACTCCGCGACAACGTCCTGCACGTCGACGACAAGAGCTTCCCGCTCAAAGGGGACGTTTATCTCGTCGGATTCGGCAAGGCGGTTATGGGAATGGCCGTGGAGCTCGAGCGAGAGCTCGGCGACGCTTTGAAGAAAGGCATTGTCAGCGTTCCAAGTGTATCGATGGACGCTATTTGGGCCTCCGAGGATAAATCTGGCTTCCCTAGGTTACACAACAGCAGGATAGACTATCGCGAGGGTGGCGTCGACAATCAACCCGACGGCAGATCGTTGGACACCACGCACGACATTATAGACCTGGTCGAGAAGCTGACCGAAACGGACACTCTCGTGGTACTGGTATCGGGTGGAGGATCCGCGTTGCTGTACATGCCGAGGCCCGTCTTGGACCAGGAGGACAAGCTGGAGCTCTGTAGGAAGCTGCAAAACGCGGGCGCCGATATCACCGAGCTTAACACCGTGCGGAAGAAGCTGTCTCTGGTAAAGGGTGGCGGTCTGGCGCGTATGGCCTATCCCGCGTCCGTTGTCACGCTGATATTGTCCGATATTGTCGGCGATCCCATGGACTTAATTGCCAGCGGTCCCACCGTTTACAGTCCGAGATCACCGGAGAATGTTGTCgctatattaaagaaatacaaCTTGTATCAGTCGCTGGAGGGTGATTTGAAGGCTGTTGTAACGTCCAAGGAGACGTTTAACGACAAACCGCTGTTGAATCCGGCCAAACAGTTCAGACACGTGACGAATATGATTCTGGGAAACAATAGGACGGCTCTTGAAGCTGCGAGCTTCGAAGCTTCGCGCAAGAAATTGACTCCGATAATATTAAGGAATGACGTTACGGGAAATGTACAGGACGTTAGTTCGGCGTACGTTCACGTAACGAGTCTGTTATGTCTTGTTTTGTTAAATGAGCTGGGGAGAGAGGAATTTTATGACAGAGTACGGACTGTGCCGATACTTTCGTTATCTATCGATAAAGTCAACGAAATCTTTCGTTGTATCGAGAATCTCGGTGGTATAGTCTTAATCGGGGGAGGAGAACCCACGGTTGTAGTGACGGGTAAAGGAAAAGGCGGTAGAAATCAGGAGCTAGCTTTACGCTTTTCGCTAGATTGGTTGGCAAAGATCAAAAGTTATCCGCGACTCGCTGAATACGATGTGATGATGCTCAGTGCAGGTACTGATGGTCAGGATGGTCCTACTGACGCAGCAGGTGCATTCGGTTATCCCGCTATTGCGCCTGTGATGCATGATTTTTAcgcaaaaattaaatccatGATTACTAAAGAGGATGCGCAAGCTGAGCGGGAGACGACGGACAGAAAAACTCGGACGCAGGATTCGTGCGACCGACAAACCAgtagatttataataaaatccaaCGTTGAACCAAAGAGACGAGAGTCCAGTAGTAGTCCAAAAGAGTCTCCTCGAGAAGATGTTAGTGAACGTatcgataatttaatattaaagacaaTGGAGGCGGAACGCATGTTACctgaaaatgttttaaaagaaaacGACACGTACAATTTCTACTCGCGCTTCAAGAAGGGAGCGGATTTAATTAAGACGGGAACAACTGGCACCAATGTTATggatttacattttatttatatcaaaaaacgTTTGTGCAAGTGCGAGATTGATTCCTCTGACAAACCAACGTACGAAGAAGATATTTTGGACGTACACGATTTGCATATTGACGCATTGACCATTGAAAAGTACAAGGCTACGTGTGCTCccttaaaatttgacaaagacagaattttacaaatttcacCTTTAACTACTGAAGCTAGAGAGGAAAAACcgtttcttaatataaaaatcattgaTGAAACTTTCACAGATTCGTGTTGTAATAAAAAGCATAaacttgattaa
- the LOC139813325 gene encoding histone H2B — translation MPPKASGKAVKKAGKAQKNISKTDKKKKRKRKESYAIYIYKVLKQVHPDTGISSKAMSIMNSFVNDVFERIAAEASRLAHYNKRSTITSREIQTAVRLLLPGELAKHAVSEGTKAVTKYTSSK, via the coding sequence ATGCCTCCCAAAGCAAGCGGCAAAGCCGTGAAGAAGGCCGGCAAGgcccaaaaaaatattagcaaGACcgacaagaaaaagaagagaaagaggaaggaaaGTTACGCCATTTACATCTACAAGGTACTGAAGCAAGTACACCCGGACACGGGAATTTCCAGCAAAGCCATGAGCATCATGAACAGCTTTGTGAACGATGTATTCGAGAGAATCGCGGCTGAAGCATCGAGATTGGCGCATTACAACAAGCGCTCGACGATCACCTCCCGGGAGATACAAACGGCCGTGAGGCTCCTGTTGCCGGGCGAATTGGCGAAACACGCAGTCAGCGAAGGCACCAAGGCAGTGACGAAGTACACCAGTTCCAAGTAA
- the LOC139813700 gene encoding small G protein signaling modulator 3 homolog, with amino-acid sequence MDLAKSFFNVRDHDGYVGKDEHSKKLETAVSEDEVEVEVGGLYGETLSPAPGGPFSALTPSMWPQDILAKLNQPDDPNSQPEYRFDEFGFRVEEEDGPEQNSKKLLGIPFVEEPQHRLQWIALLEFSHNKEVAELSWQNMDRSLPRTDKLREMVRSGIPHSLRPQIWMRMSGALQKKCSSEITYKDIVKASSNDALMTNKQIEKDLLRIMPANACFSHLHSTGIPRLRRVMRALAWLYPDIGYCQGTGTMAASLLLLLEEEDAFWMMATIVEDLLPASYYSSTLLGIQADQKVLRTLVANYLPDIDHVLVQHDIELSLISLHWFLTLFASVVHMKILLRIWDMFLFDGSIVLFQITLGMLKIKETDLKQLENSAQIFNALSDIPGDIDDVDQLFNVSLEVSGSLTDVLVETHRRRHLAYLMADQGGLVGNPDAVPNLPKQHLNRRQMKRTKSMLQTILFGNDDSEDDAKSKNIRQTEILVDLRESVLQVARHFINVDPKLNNVALIADYTMESHAKDHDNYVNVSRTRKRRAKALLDFERHDDDELGFRKNDIITIISQKDEHCWVGELNGLRGWFPAKFVELLDERSKQYTCAGDDAVSEAVTDLVRGTLCPTVKAVLEHGMKRPSFLGGPCHPWLFIEEASNREVEKDFNSVYSRLVLCKTYRLDEDGKVLTPEELLYRCVQSVNLTHDNAHAQMDVKLRSLICLGLNEQVLHLWLEVLCSCVEVVQKWYQPWSFINSPGWVQIKCELRILSQFAFNLNPDWELPPKKEQSQPLKDGVRDMLVKHHLFSWDL; translated from the exons ATGGACCTGGCCAAGTCGTTCTTCAACGTTCGTGATCACGATGGTTATGTCGGGAAGGACGAGCACAGC aaaaaattagaaacagcTGTCTCTGAAGATGAGGTTGAAGTAGAAGTTGGAGGTTTATATGGAGAGACCTTGTCGCCAGCGCCTGGTGGTCCCTTTTCAGCGTTAACTCCATCCATGTGGCCGCAAGATATCCTAGCTAAATTGAATCAACCCGATGATCCGAATTCACAGCCTGAATATAG ATTTGACGAATTTGGCTTTCGCGTAGAGGAAGAAGATGGCCCTGAACAGAATTCAAAAAAGTTACTAGGAATACCATTTGTCGAAGAGCCTCAACACAG ATTGCAATGGATCGCTCTCTTGGAATTCAGCCATAACAAAGAAGTGGCGGAACTCTCCTGGCAAAATATGGATCGAAGTCTACCACGTACAGATAAATTACGTGAAATGGTTCGCAGTGGCATACCCCATTCCTTGAGACCTCAAATTTGGATGCGAATGTCAG GAGCACTTCAGAAAAAATGTTCATCGGAGATAACGTACAAAGATATCGTGAAAGCCTCGAGTAATGATGCATTAATGACCAATAAGCAAATAGAGAAAGATCTCCTTCGCATTATGCCGGCCAACGCGTGTTTCAGTCATCTCCATAGTACTGGTATACCGCGTTTAAGACGCGTTATGCGTGCCTTAGCTTGGCTATATCCTGATATTGG TTACTGTCAAGGTACGGGTACGATGGCagcatcattattattacttttggaAGAGGAAGATGCATTTTGGATGATGGCAACAATAGTAGAAGATTTGTTACCAGCTTCTTATTACTCTTCAACATTGTTGG GTATTCAAGCTGACCAAAAAGTACTTCGCACATTAGTAGCTAATTATCTTCCTGACATAGATCATGTTTTGGTGCAACACGATATAGAATTAAGTCTTATATCTCTACACTGGTTTCTAACTTTGTTTGCATCAGTTGTGcacatgaaaatattattacgaatATGGGATATGTTCCTTTTCGATGGATCTATAGTTTTATTCCAAATTACGCTTGggatgttaaaaataaaag AAACAGACTTAAAACAACTGGAGAACTCTGCACAAATATTTAACGCTCTCTCAGATATACCAGGAGACATTGATGATGTGGACCAATTAttcaat gtaTCTTTAGAAGTTAGTGGGTCACTGACAGACGTGTTAGTCGAGACTCATCGACGTCGTCACTTAGCTTATTTAATGGCTGATCAAGGCGGGCTAGTAGGAAATCCGGATGCGGTACCGAACTTGCCGAAACAACATCTGAATAG ACGTCAAATGAAGCGAACCAAATCAATGttacaaacaattttatttggaaatgaTGATAGTGAAGACGATGCAAAGTCTAAAAATATTCGTCAAACAG AAATTCTAGTCGATCTGAGGGAATCTGTTTTACAAGTTGCGAGGCATTTCATAAATGTTGatccaaaattaaataatgttgcTCTTATAGCAGATTATACGATGGAAAGTCATGCGAAAGATCATGATAATTACGTCAATGTATCACGAACGCGAAAAAGAAGAGCAAAAGCTTTATTag aTTTTGAAAGACACGATGACGATGAGCTTGGTTTCCGAAAGaatgatataattacaatcaTTAGTCAAAAAGATGAACATTGCTGGGTAGGAGAACTGAATGGCTTGAGAg ggTGGTTTCCCGCGAAGTTTGTAGAATTGCTGGATGAACGAAGTAAACAATATACATGTGCTGGAGACGACGCGGTTAGCGAAGCAGTTACTGACTTGGTAAGGGGTACATTGTGCCCCACTGTGAAAGCAGTATTAGAGCATGGAATGAAGAGACCATCATTTTTGGGCGGACCATGTCATCCGTGGCTATTTATAGAAGAAGCCTCTAACAGAGAAGTggaaaaagacttcaattctGTTTATAGTCGATTGGTGCTGTGCAAAACATATAGGTTGGATGAAGATGGCAAAGTTCTCACCCCAGAAGAG TTATTATATCGTTGCGTCCAGTCTGTAAATTTAACACATGACAATGCACATGCTCAGATGGATGTGAAATTACGTTCTCTCATCTGTCTCGGATTAAACGAACAAGTGCTTCATTTATGGTTAGAAGTTTTATGTTCCTGTGTAGAAGTAGTACAAAAGTG gtATCAACCATGGAGCTTCATAAATAGTCCAGGTTGGGTGCaaataaaatgtgaattaagaatattaagtCAATTTGCATTCAACTTGAATCCCGACTGGGAACTACCGCCCAAAAAGGAACAATCACAGCCTTTAAAAGATGGAGTTCGCGATATGCTAGTCAAACATCATTTATTTAGTTGGGATCTTTAG
- the LOC139813372 gene encoding histone H4: protein MTGRGKGGKGLGKGGAKRHRKVLRDNIQGITKPAIRRLARRGGVKRISGLIYEETRGVLKVFLENVIRDAVTYTEHAKRKTVTAMDVVYALKRQGRTLYGFGG, encoded by the coding sequence ATGACTGGTCGCGGTAAGGGAGGAAAGGGATTGGGAAAAGGAGGAGCGAAGCGACATCGTAAAGTACTTCGCGATAACATCCAGGGTATCACCAAGCCGGCCATCCGTCGTCTGGCGCGCCGTGGCGGAGTCAAGCGTATCTCTGGACTAATTTACGAGGAGACACGTGGTGTGCTGAAGGTCTTTCTTGAAAATGTTATCCGTGACGCGGTTACCTACACCGAGCATGCGAAAAGGAAGACCGTAACTGCCATGGACGTTGTCTACGCCCTGAAGCGCCAAGGAAGAACTCTCTACGGCTTCGGCGGTTAA